Genomic window (Stigmatella erecta):
GGAGATCAAAGGCATGAAGGGCCGGAAGCCCGCGCTTCCCACGGGTCCCCAGGCAGGCAATCCTATCCCAAAGGAAGGAGCGTGGAGGAGCCATGGGCCCGTATCCGGATGTCACCTGGGCGGTGATCGCGGGCGGCCAGGCCCGGCGGCTGTCGGGCGTGCCCAAGGGGCTCCTCGTGTTCGAGGGCCGCGCGGTGCTGGAGCGGCTGCTCGCGCTGTCCCCGCTGTTCGCGGAGACGCTGCTGGTGGCCAACCACCCGGAGCCCTATGCGCGCTTCGGGCTGCGCACGGTGGCGGATGCCGTGCCGGGCAAGGGCGCGCCCGGAGGGATTCACGCGGCGCTCGGCGCGGCCCGCACGGAGTGGGTGATGGCGGTGGCGTGCGACATGCCCTTCGTGGCCCCGGCCGCCGTGCAGGTGCTGATGGACGCGCGCGGCTCCGGGGTGGACGCGGTGGCCTTCACGGTGGAGGGGCGGGTGGAGCCGCTGCTGGCGGTCTACCGGGCCTCGCTCGCCGCCCCTTGGGGAGGGATTCTCGCGCGGGACAACCCCTCCCTGCGTGGCCTGCTCGCGGGCGTCCGCGCCCGGCTCCTGCCCGAGGATGCCCTGCGCGCGGTGGATCCGCAGCTGCGCTCGCGGGTGAGCGTGAACACCCCCGAGGACCTGGCGCGCTTGGGCCTCACGTG
Coding sequences:
- the mobA gene encoding molybdenum cofactor guanylyltransferase, encoding MGPYPDVTWAVIAGGQARRLSGVPKGLLVFEGRAVLERLLALSPLFAETLLVANHPEPYARFGLRTVADAVPGKGAPGGIHAALGAARTEWVMAVACDMPFVAPAAVQVLMDARGSGVDAVAFTVEGRVEPLLAVYRASLAAPWGGILARDNPSLRGLLAGVRARLLPEDALRAVDPQLRSRVSVNTPEDLARLGLTWPAAPGAGTR